The Vigna unguiculata cultivar IT97K-499-35 chromosome 1, ASM411807v1, whole genome shotgun sequence nucleotide sequence ATTTAGTTATGAAAATACTTAAAAgcatttcactacctaaaacaaGAAATACTCAAAAAGcattcaataaattatattcaattccCTATATCTCAGCTTACTCATATTATATAGCAAGGGTAACATCGATGACGTCTCGGCCTCATAATTTTCCCAGGTCAATCAATAACTTGTATTCAACCACTTACATTGAATATATGATCACATCCATGGTTGTGGAACTTCTAATTTCTTCGGTTTGAattcattacaaaataaaaagtcaaGAACCAAATCTAAACCAGAATCATAAAACAAATGAAAGCGTAAACGGACTCATTCCAAAGggtttattattcttttttataggTCAAACAATTACGTTTGTCCTTTTTCAATATTTCTTTTGTCATAATGGCATCTAATCACATCCATAAGATTTGAAGTTTGTTGTTCTAGACCTGTTCATTATAACAATGGCTATCAGCCAAACTATACTAGGCTTCATCACTTTCACTTGTTTGATGCACATAACGAAACCTTCAAACTTGAACACTGACACGTTACTACAGGGTCATGAGTTCACAACAAGTGACCGTTTGATTTCACCTACAGGTTGGTATACAATGAGTTTCTTTCAGCGAGAAGGCTCTGCAGATTTCTACCTTGGAATTGGAAAATCAGCTGAAAATTCAACTGATCAGAATTTCTGGATAGCCAATAGAGACACGCCAATCCACGACCCTGCACCGTTTCTCACAATTGATGAATTTGGTAACTTGAAAATTATTTCCAACCGGGATATAAATTCCACTATCATGCTCTATTCTTCTGATGCTGGAAGAGAAGTTAACAATAATAACAGTACTACTTCTACTTCTACTACTACTACCTTCAACGCCATATTGCAAGATACCGGCAACCTTATGCTTCGTGAAATGAACCAAAATGGATCTTTGAAGCGGATATTGTGGCAAAGCTTTGATCACCTCTCACACGTTCTCATGATGGGGATGAAACTAGGGTTTGACAGAAAAACTGGTCAAAATTGGTCTATAACATCACGGAGAAGTGAAGAGACTTATTTGTCAGGGTCTTTCACCCTTGCCCTTGAGCCCACAACGAAGCAATTGGTGATATGGTGGAAAGGGAACATTTTGTGGAGTAGTGGGCAATGGAGCAATGGAAACTTTGCGAATCTAAAGTCCCAAGCTTACCAGAAGGACTTTGAATTTGATTACTACTCAGATGAAAATGAAACCTATGTGTCATATCTTGCTAGTTATATCTACATAGCACCTTCAGGTTCAGTATATGGCGGCGCTTCTGGTTCTTCTTTTTCATGCTTCAGTGATTACATTCTATCTGGTTGTTCAATGCCAAGTGTTCCCAGATGTAGAGATTATGATAGCTTGTATCGGGGTAGCTGGAATAGCTACGGAGTAATGTCAGGGAAGGGTTTCAAATTTGATGAAAGTGAGAACCTCACAAATTTTGATTGCTGGATGAAGTGCTTGAATAATTGCAGTTGTGAAGCCTACTCTTATGTTAACGATGATGAAACTGGGTGTGAGATATGGAGCAGAGACTCAGCAAACTTTGTAGCCACTACTAATTTGACAGGTGGAGGGCGTCAGATATACTTCCTTGTTCCCAGAAAAAATGGTAAGTGCATATACTATAATATGATTACTATGGTAATTAATATTGCAGTTGTGAAAAGTGTATCATATAAGAGATTCAAGTTTCAAATCATTGTTGAAAGTGTAACAATACTTCGTTTGACCATGTTGGAATTCGATGTTTTTGAATATGTGAAACCTCGTATCTGATGAGAATAGccaacatataaataaaaaagaaccgGTAAAGTTCTTCTGTTTCAATAAGATTTTATCTCACAGAAGCTCTAACTGGGCTACATGCTAACGGTTCCAATTTCAATGCAGGCAATACTAAGATATGGATCATAAGCACAATAGTTGGAACTCTCATACTAATCATCTTATGCTTCACATGCACTAAGTTGCAGAAAAAACTAAAACTGAAAGGTAAATATTAACAACATCAGGGTTGGCCTCTTATTTATTTGATCCTAAAATATATAGtcttaaataaatacaaaccattcggtaataatttattaaaagtattatgattttatttgaaatttaaggaTATCTTTAAGTGGTGACTTTATACTGCTAAAACTGTAACATATAGATCACTGCCCTTATGCATGATATTGAAATATGCAGCCGAAGATCGCAAGAAGCGAACGAAGTTATTGTATGAAATCGGAGGAAATACTGCAATTTCCATTGcttataatgaaataaaagaacGGAAGAAAGATGGAAAGACTAGTGATGATATGTATATTTTCGATTTTCAAACTATTCTTGAGGTAACCGCTAATTTTTCTTCCACCAATAAGATAGGAGAGGGTGGTTTTGGACCTGTCTACAAGGTAATTCTTATACTCGTGTTAATGGTGATTTTTTCTTTACGTAATAGAAAATTAGAGCTCTTAAAAGTGGGTTAGAACCGTGGGTCAACCTGGTCCATCACGAGTTTGGATTGAATtgggttaaaatttttttacaaatattagtacGGGTCAATTTTTAACCCGGCCTACCCAGAATCCAGCTtatccgggttgaacccgtggtgagccgggttggtgaCCACCAACTTGTATGATCACATACATTATGTTGGACTTTGCAATGTTGGgttgtttttttaaccaaacacattagtTAGTTGACAAATGGAAAGATAACTTCAACTCCAAATAGATgaggataaagaagatgcttcaaAAGATGTGTGGATTTATCGattcaagactctaatattataGTTGGATCAATAACAAGAATGCTTTGATCCTacatagtaatttttttttttaattttggtttgtattaaagtttaacatcattttggattatatttatattgtattgaaataaattttaatccgAATTATCATTtatgatttaagaaaaaaaattatattttattttaattaagttgactaatgagccaacccgtggtgagtcgggCTGAATTCAAAGTTTTTCGGCTCACTTATAAGTGAATCGGATTGGGTTGACCCACTAAGTAACCAACCCGTAGTGGGTCGGGTCGGGTTGGGTCGAGCagccattttgacagctctataaaaaacaatgaaattttgtattattatgaAGTTTTAATGTTTTGTAAAAGGAAAAGTTGCCAAGTGGACAAGAAGTAGCCATTAAGAGACTTTCCAAAAGCTCGGGGCAAGGTTTGGTAGAGTTTAAAAATGAAGCCATGCTAATTGTCAAACTCCAACACACCAACTTAGTGAGGCTACTTGGTTTTTGTATTGACAGAGAAGAAAGGATATTAGTTTATGAGTATCTCCCCAACAAAAGCTTGGATTTGTACCTCTTTGGTATGGACTTTTACACATTGAATTGTTCaacacatatttttattttatatttgaagaaCGTTGCCTCCTTTATTTACCTATGTTTACTAATCCTTACTGTAGGTTCTAATCACAACACTACACTAGAATGGAATATTCGATGCAAGATTATTGAAGGAGTTGCACAAGGACTTGTATATTTACACCAATACTCAAGATTAAAAGTGGTACATAGAGATTTGAAAGCAAGTAACATTTTATTAGACAATCAATTGAATCCAAAAATATCAGATTTTGGTATGGCGAGAATATTTGGATTGATAGAATCTGAAGAACGAACTAACAGGATTGTTGGAACATTGtaagtatataaattaaatatgctATTCGTCTCCAAAaactattatgaaaaataataatgatattttaatccatttttttttattcatttttaacccactattttaatcactattagatcaacacatcacatcactaaaaaaaatcaaaatagatgaTCTAATAGTGATTGAAGTGGTAGGTTAAaagtgagtaaaaaaaaaagtgggttaaaatatatcattatccTATCAAAAATTGTGTATCCTAAATTAAATCATAAAgtttttagtttctatattttataaaagtcaaCGTAAAATACTATTTCCAATTGACAACATGTGAATTATTTCTCATGTAAACGAAATTCATATATAGTGGACTAAAATGTTTTACATTGACTTTTATAAATACGGGATAGGAACTAGATACTTGTAATTTCTTATAGAGATTAAACATTATTCTTCATAATAGtttaagaatgaaaaatatatataatcctaaatacatattatttttttaaattgtaacatatttattattctttattttaacctttaaattttttttatgaattaattaacattttcatTTCAGTGGTTACATGTCTCCGGAATATGCAATGATGGGTGTGATCTCTACCAAAACAGATGTTTATAGCTTTGGCATCCTTTTACTAGAGATTCTAAGTGGAAAGAAAAATAGTAGTGATTATCCATTTAATCTTGCTTTTAATGTAAGTGTTGTCAAAGCTTTGGATATATGAATGATGACCTTGCATGGCATTGGTTTGACATTTAACACCATGTGTTTACTTTAATTAGGCATGGAAACTATGGAATGAAGGTGAAGCTCTGACACTAACGGACACTAACATGAACGGATCATACTCCCCAACCCAAGTGTTAAGATACATTCATATTGGTCTGTTGTGCACACAAGATCAAGCAAGAGACAGACCTACAATGCTTGAggttgtttcttttatttcaaatgaAAATGGTGATTTACCAGAACCTAAGCAACCAGGATTTTGTGTTACTGGACCACCGGAAGAGGAACGCTACACTTGTTCCGTAAGGGAGACAACAAATTCGTTGACATCAGGTAGATAAAATATTAGTTCTTGGAAGAGTTCAAAATCTGTAATAATAATttctgaatatatatataaaatagtgaAGAGAAGTGCTCAATTTTCCAATTTATATGATGTTGAAGGTTGGAAGTGACAAGATTTATTAGAAAACTGGGATCTATATAAatggagataaaaaaaatataagctGCTTAATATTTCGAAGGATACCAGCTGCTAATTTATGGGCTGATGAAATGGGCCTTACCTTGGAGAGTGTTATTGAGGGATTTCTTTTTACACTTCCATATTTCCTTTCTGCACtcctacaaatatttttttgatttatgaaaaaatgaatttcagATTGTTTGTGTAATTCAGAAATAGGTATTTTACagattttagtcttttttatttCCAAAAGTTTGTTTTTACTTTCAAATCGTGTAATTTGAAAGTCATTTTTGACTTCTAAACTACACAACTCAAAAGTAACAtttgcatgaaaaaaaaaaattatacaagaaTTTTTCCTTCATTAAATAGCTTGTGGGATACAAgaaaaaattttgaacaaaatatttttacaccatcTTTTGAAAACAACCGACAagttttttgtgttaataaaataatttttacaactctttttattaacataataataaatatgatattatattaagaaaaagttgtgaagtaatttttttataagagaGTCAACATATTATCACTTAACTTTTGATATATCAAACCTGTATCTAGTTAGGGTTCCTCTTGTTAgtaaaattcatattaaaaaataatttattttaagagaaAGTTGCTTTTCAAATTTAGAGTTGTTGCATAAATGGTTAAAAAATCTGAATCTAAAAACGGTTATTTTTTGCTTCTTTctttagaaattaataaaaaaaattaaaataatttatggagAAAACTATGAGGATTTTTTTActgaattttataatatttatattaaatcatataCATCATGAATTTGTAttgatttcataattaaattgagTTTAAATTAGTTGACTTAATATACACATTTTTCTGATATACACAATCCTAAACTTAATCTAATTGTAATTGGATCAACCAAAGTAAACACAAATCAACCTAATGATAATCCGATTTGACATGCTAAAATATATTTGGAAAAATCGagtttataaatttacaatGATTTGTTTGCACTCCTACTTTAAATAGCAGCGTCTCTATGCCACATTCGAGTTATACTTGCATTTATCtcacttcaaatatttttaaatgtattttataattttaattttaaaaaattaatcattaaatatgaaatctaataataataataataatcgaTAACTTTTAGTAGAGccgtcaaaatgggttataacctgcgagccaacccggctcatcacgggttcgggtcgggttgaaaaaaaattacaaatttcagtacagGTTAAAAATGAACCCAACTCACTAAGAACCCGGTTCattcgggttgaacccgtgggaTTGACTCGCCAAcctaccaataaattttaaatattaaattaatatatatatatatatatatatatatatgtaatattttgaattaacatgtaacattattgttagtactgtaaaattaatttaattatttaatacttaattttttaatattattagttaacattatttttttcttgttttattgtagatggggataaagaagatgcttaagagatgaaaatgttgtagatttatccattcaagactctaatagtatagtttgataagtgataagaatgatttgatgttagataataatttatatttttgtgattttggtttgtatttggagtttaacataatttgggattttatttggattgtattgaagtttatttagattttaatcagaattataacttagttttcttgagattgaagaaaaaaaattgtgtattttttttaattaagtgagccagtgagccaacccgtttaacccgtcaacccgtggtgggtcgggtgggattttaattttgttgactcgctaataagtgaATCAGGTTAGGTTGACCCACTAAGTGACCAATCCGTCGTGGGTCGAACTGGGTTGGGTCGGGTGACtcgttttgacaactctatcTTTTAACATTTATTGGGCCTACTTCACAATGTAAAAAAAgcattactatttttatttcatttttaggtttatttttatagttttaaatcTCATTGACCTGGTCTTCATTGTCTCTCTCGTGGCTTTCACTTGATCAAATTCTTGGTAGATATACCAACTACCGACAACAATCAGTTATAATTTAAGAAACGTTGgattgagaaagaaagaaagaaaaaaagagataagCATTACATAAAAATTATGTGTACATTTTTCCAAGTAAACAAGGAACTATGATTCAACCAACCTCTCTCATAAATGCTTTTCTAtaagaaatagaagaagaaaagaataatatGTTTATGCTTTGTAGATTTTTGACCCTGTCTATCTATATATGTGCTAAATTCAGATTGTGCTAAGTGCAAACAAAAATGGTTTTCAGCAACAGAGTTCTAtgcttcatcatcatcatcatcataactTTTACCAGTTTCTTGCAACTTGCAGAGCCCTCAAACACGAGGGAAGACACGTTGCTCCAAGGCCATCCCCTTGCAGCAACCGATCGTTTAATTTCACCTTCATCTTTATACACACTGCGTTTCTTTCAGCTTGATGATGGGTCTGAGGCTAACACCAAATTCTACCTTGGCATATCAGCCAAGAAGTACTATTACTATGTTTGGCTTGCCAACAGGGACAATCCAATCTACGATGACCCCGGGGTTCTCACCATTGATCAATATGGCAACCTCAAAATTGTGTCAAGAACTAACACTATGATGTTATATTCAGTTGAAGCAGAAAGTAACAAAAGTGTTAGAGGGTCTTTGCTGGATACAGGAAACTTTGTGCTTCATGAATTCAACTTAGATGGATCTGTGAAGAGGGTGTTATGGCAGAGCTTTGATTACCCCACAGACACAATTTTGCCAGGGATGAAGCTTGGGTATGACAAGCACAGTGGCCACAAGTGGTCTCTAACAGCAAGGAGAAGTTACAAAACTCTTTGGTCAGGGTCTTTCTCTCTTTCCGTTGACCCCAAAACTAACCAATTGGTTAGTAGATGGAGAGGGGACATTATTTGGACCAGCGGAGAGTGGAGAAATGGAAGTTTTAGCAACCTGAAATCTTCATCACGTGACAGAGAGAACTTCAACTTcagtttcttttcaaatgaaAGTGTGACCTACTATGAATTTTCTAAAGTTTCTGGTTTTCTGATCATGGAAGCATTGGGTAGAATGAATGCTAGTGGTGTGTCTTACTCGTGTGTTGACAGTGAGATTGTGGCTGGTTGTACAATGCCACAGCCTCCGAAATGTAGGGAAGATAGTGATTTGTACTTGCCAAGTTGGAATAGCTTTGGAGCAATGTCAAGAAAGGGATACGTATTTGATGAAGGAGAGAACTTGACCATTTCTGATTGCTGGATGAGGTGTTTGAAAAATTGCTCCTGTGAGGCTTACTCTTATGCATTCAAGGATGCAACTGGGTGTGAAATATGGAGCAGAAACACATCACACTTCGTTGAGACTAATTCCGGTGTTGGCCGtccaattttcttctttctcagcGAAACCACCAAACCCAGTAAGTTCATACACACAACACAACATGAACTTCTTCAGATTTAATATCCATTCTCTTttctgattttttatttatttttccttttacttttatctttctTTCCTTTACTCTCACAGTCTTGCATGGAGAtgttaaagaattatttttgttataatatgcATATATGAATATAGAGTAATTTGGTAAGCATGTAGTTGTTTATTACACATATATGTAGAATTAACACTCTTCTTTTCTTGCAGAAGGCAAGAAGAGGAGAATATGGATTGCTGGTACTGCAGCTGGAGTTCTTTCCCTCATAGTCTCATTCATTGCATCCTTTATCATGTTctggagaaaacaaaaagaaacagGTTAATCTACATCATTTCAAAATTCTCAAGTTTCAAAATGAAgctattatgttatatatatatttgaagttcttatatattatttttaatgtatgatGATATATACAGTTGAAAATCGTAAGAAGCGAACAAATGTATTCTCTGACATTGGAGAAAATACTGAAATTTCTGATGCATACGATGAAGGAAGAGAACAATGGAATGAGAAAAGGACACGCAGTGATACACATAAATTCGACTTTATAACCATTCTTCAGGCAACGGACAATTTCTCTCTCGCGAATAAGATTGGAGAGGGTGGCTTTGGACCTGTTTACAAGGTAATAAATTCTTATAAGTCTGTTGCTTATGGTTAAAACtatttcatacatttttttcagttaatttttgtttttttttttttttatatacacatTCAAGAACTTCTCTTCAAAATTTAAAGTTTCAGAAAGCTTTGGTTGTCTCACTTCTGATGTAAAGTCGGACTCTCCAAATTATACTGGAGGGTGAAGAAACGAAATCAAAGTTTTGGTTGAGAATTTAAGCTCGAGTATAAGTTAcaaatattgaaaagaaaatttacgaattcattaaacttttaattaaagttgATGTTAATATCTTACGTAAGTTTGACTCTTTTGTTTGACTCTTTTATTAGTGTTGAATCTGGACAAAgtcaacaataatattaatcaaatataatatacatattccatatataaaaaatctttcCACCAATGATTTCAACAAACGTATCTTTACTAAAAAACACGAATATTAGTATTGTCTCTCATTTTCGTCACTAGGATGTCAACGGGGGCAGGGTATGCGAATAGTAGCTCCCTCGAACTCTACCAGTTAGATAAATATCCGTTCCATATTCATACTTATATCTGTTAGGTATCTGTTATACGGGtatccatatatttttttaatatccgcGGGCGGGTATCTACGGGTACTCgtgagtatttacaaaattatttaaaaaataaatatttaatcataaatttaaataaaataaaatacatcattgtcataaattttaaataaagttcaaacaaactcaagtccatacaagtccaattaaatataaaatgacgttcaacacaatgaaaattctttaattagtgctttgatcaacaagcccactttctccgattgattcttaagaaaaattaggtcaaaatgttttttattaatataaatatatataagggtatttttgtgaattaaagtttagcggataCGGATAT carries:
- the LOC114172995 gene encoding G-type lectin S-receptor-like serine/threonine-protein kinase CES101 produces the protein MMLYSVEAESNKSVRGSLLDTGNFVLHEFNLDGSVKRVLWQSFDYPTDTILPGMKLGYDKHSGHKWSLTARRSYKTLWSGSFSLSVDPKTNQLVSRWRGDIIWTSGEWRNGSFSNLKSSSRDRENFNFSFFSNESVTYYEFSKVSGFLIMEALGRMNASGVSYSCVDSEIVAGCTMPQPPKCREDSDLYLPSWNSFGAMSRKGYVFDEGENLTISDCWMRCLKNCSCEAYSYAFKDATGCEIWSRNTSHFVETNSGVGRPIFFFLSETTKPKGKKRRIWIAGTAAGVLSLIVSFIASFIMFWRKQKETVENRKKRTNVFSDIGENTEISDAYDEGREQWNEKRTRSDTHKFDFITILQATDNFSLANKIGEGGFGPVYKGKLANGQEIAIKRLSKSSGQGLVEFRNEAMLIVKLQHTNLVRLLGFCIDREERILVYEYMANKSLNLYLFDANKRTILDWKIRYKIIEGIAQGLVYLHQYSRLKVIHRDLKASNILLDNELNPKISDFGMARILKWTLLEEKTNRVVGT
- the LOC114172967 gene encoding G-type lectin S-receptor-like serine/threonine-protein kinase CES101, with protein sequence MAISQTILGFITFTCLMHITKPSNLNTDTLLQGHEFTTSDRLISPTGWYTMSFFQREGSADFYLGIGKSAENSTDQNFWIANRDTPIHDPAPFLTIDEFGNLKIISNRDINSTIMLYSSDAGREVNNNNSTTSTSTTTTFNAILQDTGNLMLREMNQNGSLKRILWQSFDHLSHVLMMGMKLGFDRKTGQNWSITSRRSEETYLSGSFTLALEPTTKQLVIWWKGNILWSSGQWSNGNFANLKSQAYQKDFEFDYYSDENETYVSYLASYIYIAPSGSVYGGASGSSFSCFSDYILSGCSMPSVPRCRDYDSLYRGSWNSYGVMSGKGFKFDESENLTNFDCWMKCLNNCSCEAYSYVNDDETGCEIWSRDSANFVATTNLTGGGRQIYFLVPRKNGNTKIWIISTIVGTLILIILCFTCTKLQKKLKLKAEDRKKRTKLLYEIGGNTAISIAYNEIKERKKDGKTSDDMYIFDFQTILEVTANFSSTNKIGEGGFGPVYKEKLPSGQEVAIKRLSKSSGQGLVEFKNEAMLIVKLQHTNLVRLLGFCIDREERILVYEYLPNKSLDLYLFGSNHNTTLEWNIRCKIIEGVAQGLVYLHQYSRLKVVHRDLKASNILLDNQLNPKISDFGMARIFGLIESEERTNRIVGTFGYMSPEYAMMGVISTKTDVYSFGILLLEILSGKKNSSDYPFNLAFNAWKLWNEGEALTLTDTNMNGSYSPTQVLRYIHIGLLCTQDQARDRPTMLEVVSFISNENGDLPEPKQPGFCVTGPPEEERYTCSVRETTNSLTSGR